One Coleofasciculus chthonoplastes PCC 7420 genomic region harbors:
- a CDS encoding transposase has product MVQHYNPQIHHRRSIRLKSYDYNQGGAYFVTICVQNRECLLGTITNKRLQLNEYGEITDQVWNHLPHHFENLEIDAAVIMPNHFHGIICTGLVSKPPNFPNPPNPYVNSKCFDIIF; this is encoded by the coding sequence ATGGTTCAACACTATAATCCTCAAATTCATCATCGACGTTCAATTCGCCTAAAATCTTATGATTATAATCAGGGGGGAGCTTATTTTGTGACAATCTGTGTTCAAAACCGTGAATGTTTACTTGGCACGATCACTAATAAAAGGCTGCAACTCAATGAATATGGCGAAATCACTGATCAGGTTTGGAACCATCTCCCCCATCATTTTGAAAACCTAGAAATTGATGCTGCCGTTATCATGCCTAATCATTTTCATGGCATCATCTGTACGGGTTTGGTCTCCAAACCCCCTAATTTCCCCAATCCCCCGAATCCCTACGTCAATTCAAAATGTTTCGATATTATTTTTTAA
- a CDS encoding pentapeptide repeat-containing protein gives MKPLNLIIPLLLVSTSACMGVTVEETSAEMQARIAKARDCAGCDLSKIDLNGADLSGANLKEAILDGANLSNANLAEADLSGASLDGANLNGTNFNSANLKGANLSNASLISTNLVNANLRKAKIKTANVYLTNFCGATMPNGSRSMQGCS, from the coding sequence ATGAAACCCCTAAACCTAATTATTCCACTATTACTTGTGAGTACGTCTGCCTGTATGGGCGTGACTGTCGAAGAGACTAGCGCCGAAATGCAGGCAAGGATAGCCAAAGCGAGAGATTGTGCTGGCTGTGACTTGAGTAAGATTGATCTCAATGGTGCAGACTTAAGCGGTGCTAACCTCAAGGAAGCCATATTAGATGGTGCCAACCTGAGTAATGCCAATTTAGCAGAAGCGGATTTGAGTGGTGCGTCTCTAGATGGTGCGAATTTGAATGGAACAAACTTCAATAGTGCCAATTTGAAAGGGGCTAATTTAAGTAATGCTTCGTTAATTAGCACAAACTTAGTTAACGCCAATTTACGCAAAGCCAAGATTAAGACTGCGAATGTTTATCTCACAAATTTTTGTGGAGCGACTATGCCCAATGGAAGTCGCTCTATGCAAGGGTGTAGTTAA